From one Methanocalculus alkaliphilus genomic stretch:
- a CDS encoding class 1 fructose-bisphosphatase — protein sequence MITVQEYLREHGCDEDLGRLISLIADQADPIRGAFIANQSYATTLNSSGEVQAELDAWADDHLIRVMKESGLVSRIASEEQDEVVECPESCSDYTVVMDPLDGSSLIAVNLAVGSIFGIYKGPVLQRGRDLAAALYLLYGPMTTLTLSIGSGVATFALADDGRFLLMEDGIRMPEGSIYGSGGTRPEWTEKHTAFITSIEDDGGKVRYSGSFVADFHQILKYGGLYAYPAARGKPEGKLRLVFEAQPIGFLAMQAGGRISDGFTDTLDILPTDVHQKIPIYVGSRGLIERLESMGE from the coding sequence ATGATTACTGTACAGGAGTATCTCAGGGAACATGGGTGTGATGAGGATCTCGGCCGCCTCATCTCTCTCATCGCGGATCAGGCGGATCCGATCCGGGGGGCCTTCATTGCAAACCAGAGCTATGCAACGACCCTCAACTCCTCAGGTGAGGTTCAGGCAGAACTGGATGCATGGGCTGATGACCATCTGATCAGGGTCATGAAGGAATCAGGGCTCGTCTCCAGGATTGCTTCAGAGGAGCAGGATGAGGTTGTTGAATGCCCTGAGAGCTGTTCTGACTATACGGTCGTGATGGATCCTCTGGACGGCTCTTCCCTGATCGCTGTCAATCTCGCGGTTGGTTCGATCTTTGGGATATATAAGGGGCCGGTTCTTCAGCGGGGCCGGGATCTCGCTGCTGCCCTTTACCTCCTCTATGGCCCGATGACGACCCTCACCCTCTCCATTGGATCCGGTGTTGCCACCTTTGCACTCGCAGATGATGGCCGTTTCCTCCTGATGGAGGATGGAATTCGTATGCCCGAGGGGAGTATCTATGGGAGCGGCGGTACCCGGCCTGAGTGGACAGAGAAGCATACCGCGTTCATCACCTCGATTGAGGATGACGGGGGGAAGGTCCGGTACTCCGGATCCTTTGTCGCCGACTTTCATCAGATCCTGAAATACGGGGGCCTGTATGCCTATCCGGCTGCCAGGGGCAAGCCAGAAGGCAAGCTCAGGCTCGTCTTTGAGGCACAGCCGATCGGTTTCCTTGCCATGCAGGCCGGGGGGCGGATCAGCGATGGTTTCACCGATACTCTTGATATTCTTCCCACAGATGTCCACCAGAAGATCCCGATCTATGTCGGAAGCCGGGGGCTCATCGAGCGGCTCGAGTCGATGGGGGAGTAG
- a CDS encoding fructose 1,6-bisphosphatase encodes MADLLSCTLVTARLGGFVGAHRAHPGMLEIATRLLRKEEGGVIIDSFVFRCGDSVGLLLTHRDSMEHLQDLIRSVITACREYLDRKGISCDISDPPFASARLTFSERDRETILVLLSDLPSIDLYNLHLFRIFGDPFGTTRLVTEDALREGFVFHLSGDRVYSLPEDTYRLLSLIRKPQDARVLRISRRDGEPVASVTTPQETGSTGLIIRAGGVFPDTGEIIEPFSVPSMARSPGRPMMPLLPVSLCDAQGSRSGGPPRIVSLGFSIANGRLIGPADIFDDPALDQVRRLGADITGYARSHGPFDPFL; translated from the coding sequence ATGGCTGATCTCCTCTCCTGCACCCTCGTCACCGCCCGTCTCGGAGGCTTTGTGGGGGCTCATCGTGCCCATCCCGGGATGCTTGAGATTGCAACCCGGCTCCTCAGAAAAGAGGAAGGGGGGGTGATCATCGATTCTTTCGTCTTCAGGTGTGGTGATTCGGTCGGTCTTCTCCTGACCCACCGGGATTCAATGGAACATCTTCAGGATCTGATCAGGAGTGTCATCACAGCGTGCAGGGAGTATCTTGACAGGAAAGGGATCTCCTGTGATATCTCCGATCCCCCGTTCGCCTCTGCCAGACTGACTTTTTCTGAGCGGGACCGGGAGACGATCCTCGTCCTCCTCTCGGATCTCCCCTCCATCGACCTCTATAATCTCCATCTCTTCCGGATTTTTGGTGATCCCTTCGGAACTACACGGCTGGTGACGGAGGATGCGCTCCGTGAAGGGTTCGTCTTCCACCTCTCCGGGGATCGTGTCTACAGTCTGCCGGAGGATACATATCGTCTCTTATCTTTGATACGTAAACCCCAGGATGCCAGGGTGCTCAGGATCAGCAGGAGGGACGGGGAGCCTGTAGCATCTGTTACCACTCCTCAGGAAACCGGATCTACCGGGCTGATCATCCGCGCAGGGGGGGTCTTCCCTGATACCGGTGAGATCATCGAACCGTTTTCGGTTCCTTCCATGGCTCGATCACCCGGAAGGCCGATGATGCCTCTTCTCCCGGTCTCTCTCTGCGATGCCCAGGGTTCGCGATCGGGGGGCCCTCCCCGGATCGTCTCACTCGGCTTCTCGATTGCGAATGGAAGGCTAATCGGTCCTGCGGATATCTTCGATGATCCGGCGCTTGATCAGGTGCGGCGGCTCGGCGCTGATATCACCGGATATGCACGATCCCATGGGCCGTTTGATCCGTTTCTCTGA
- a CDS encoding LSM domain-containing protein: MVSSIVLPIKKVNSLVESRIIVEIKDDGRRFQGRLIAVDEYLNLHLEDATEIAEESRERNLGCVVIRGNNILSIAPVL; the protein is encoded by the coding sequence ATGGTCTCAAGTATCGTGTTGCCGATAAAAAAAGTCAATTCTCTGGTTGAATCCCGGATCATCGTTGAAATTAAGGATGATGGTCGGAGATTTCAGGGAAGGCTTATTGCAGTCGATGAATACCTGAACCTCCATCTGGAGGATGCGACCGAGATCGCAGAAGAATCCAGGGAGCGAAACCTCGGCTGTGTCGTGATCCGCGGGAACAACATACTGAGTATCGCACCAGTTCTCTAA
- a CDS encoding helix-turn-helix transcriptional regulator translates to MTDELFDEALRVIQSKSDGVLQSELWKLLDVDSRKCSRIVKRLIDLGMVERHEFRKNGIKTYLLKSTKKRVVDPLLLLAGDHLVPCVGCERECVVESCELLLDWMYELAVSDFEE, encoded by the coding sequence ATGACCGACGAACTGTTCGACGAAGCACTCCGGGTGATCCAGTCGAAGAGTGACGGAGTACTCCAGAGTGAACTCTGGAAGCTCCTTGATGTCGATTCAAGGAAATGCTCCCGGATTGTCAAGCGGCTTATTGACCTTGGGATGGTCGAACGTCACGAGTTTCGTAAGAACGGGATTAAGACCTATCTTCTGAAATCCACAAAGAAACGGGTGGTCGATCCCCTGCTCTTACTTGCCGGGGATCATCTCGTCCCCTGTGTCGGATGCGAGCGCGAGTGCGTTGTGGAGAGTTGCGAGCTCCTCCTCGACTGGATGTATGAGCTTGCCGTCTCTGATTTCGAGGAGTAG
- a CDS encoding type IV pilin, translating into MNRPRSEEGSCQVHGVMLLVAITIILALLLLLMLHIPLWPTYSKGPPEIFAITDLKHHCETGRLNYDSRVTIMHTGTAIYRNDDLRAEIFVNDQKTHANIVTMNAHRFISSYHIGVQRLWGIGSTGHYWYPGAPVYLDLTDGTFRPGDLVRLDVYHKEHGRIISRSEMIA; encoded by the coding sequence GTGAATCGACCCCGATCAGAGGAGGGGAGCTGCCAGGTGCATGGTGTGATGCTCCTTGTTGCCATCACCATCATCCTTGCCCTCCTCCTCCTCCTGATGCTCCATATCCCGCTCTGGCCCACATACTCAAAGGGGCCGCCGGAGATATTTGCGATCACCGATCTGAAGCACCATTGTGAGACCGGTAGGCTCAATTACGACAGCAGGGTGACGATCATGCATACCGGCACGGCCATCTACCGGAACGATGATCTCAGGGCAGAGATCTTCGTCAATGATCAGAAGACGCATGCAAATATCGTGACGATGAATGCCCATCGATTCATATCATCATACCATATCGGTGTGCAGCGCCTCTGGGGCATCGGGTCGACGGGGCACTACTGGTATCCGGGAGCCCCCGTCTACCTTGATCTGACGGATGGCACCTTCAGGCCCGGTGATCTCGTCAGGCTTGATGTCTATCATAAGGAGCATGGGCGCATCATATCCCGGTCTGAGATGATCGCATGA
- a CDS encoding DUF99 family protein → MHPEKSGTRILGIAESFRGRDRSILAGIVMRRDLRIDGAALETITVGGMDATEAIIRIYETLNRSDINLILISGAVMAWYNIISPDIISQTTDRPVIIITYEQSDGLCDTLRYHFPGDSERLAAYKALGERDFVRLHTGHTVYLRRAGIPLTTAEEIIHQITLDGKVPEPVRVARLIARSVMRSSQTGI, encoded by the coding sequence ATGCATCCGGAAAAATCCGGCACCCGGATCCTCGGCATTGCAGAGAGCTTCAGGGGACGGGATCGATCTATCCTGGCCGGGATCGTGATGCGGCGGGATCTCCGGATAGATGGCGCCGCACTGGAGACCATTACTGTTGGAGGGATGGATGCAACAGAGGCCATCATCCGGATCTATGAAACGCTGAACCGATCTGACATCAATCTCATCCTCATATCCGGTGCTGTGATGGCCTGGTATAATATCATCAGTCCTGACATCATCAGCCAGACGACAGACCGGCCTGTTATTATTATTACGTATGAGCAATCAGACGGGCTATGCGATACACTCAGATACCATTTCCCCGGCGATTCAGAGAGACTTGCCGCATATAAAGCACTCGGGGAACGGGATTTTGTCCGCCTCCATACAGGCCATACGGTCTATCTCAGGCGAGCCGGCATTCCCCTGACGACGGCCGAAGAGATCATACACCAGATCACCCTGGACGGAAAGGTCCCCGAGCCGGTCAGGGTTGCACGGCTTATTGCGCGATCGGTCATGCGATCATCTCAGACCGGGATATGA